Proteins encoded together in one Candidatus Poribacteria bacterium window:
- a CDS encoding RNA polymerase subunit sigma-70: MAAFISSSAFGGGVSIADEQHEAVIAGEIHNVIAEMKSIYRDVGELHIQGYTDFEISELLEVPEGTVKSRLRKFRQLIREYLEIDTPPKKKKS, from the coding sequence TTGGCAGCTTTTATCAGTTCTTCGGCTTTCGGGGGTGGCGTTAGTATTGCTGATGAACAGCATGAGGCAGTGATTGCGGGAGAAATTCATAACGTAATTGCGGAGATGAAGTCCATTTATAGAGATGTGGGAGAGTTGCATATCCAAGGATACACCGACTTTGAGATTTCAGAACTCTTAGAGGTTCCGGAAGGAACAGTAAAATCCCGGCTTCGGAAGTTTCGGCAGTTGATACGGGAGTATCTGGAGATAGATACACCACCGAAAAAGAAGAAGTCCTGA
- a CDS encoding sigma-70 family RNA polymerase sigma factor has protein sequence MHRRKDGELPDDVKESSDEKLMALIDKHEPLLRGIIALDVHNPIDAEDVFQETVTKILEHFQKGIEIKYPKAWMVKIAKNKCVDFHRRQQRDIDSNAT, from the coding sequence ATGCATCGCAGAAAGGATGGAGAATTGCCAGACGATGTTAAAGAGAGCAGTGATGAAAAATTGATGGCACTCATTGACAAACATGAGCCGCTGTTAAGAGGTATCATTGCATTGGACGTTCACAATCCGATTGATGCTGAGGACGTCTTTCAGGAAACAGTCACCAAGATTCTTGAACATTTCCAGAAAGGCATAGAAATAAAATATCCGAAAGCATGGATGGTAAAAATCGCCAAAAACAAGTGTGTTGACTTTCACCGTCGACAGCAACGCGACATAGACAGCAACGCGACATAA